The following are encoded in a window of Panicum virgatum strain AP13 chromosome 5N, P.virgatum_v5, whole genome shotgun sequence genomic DNA:
- the LOC120673522 gene encoding probable anion transporter 1, chloroplastic, whose product MLLHLLPLSCPRRPAPALCPGGRPGSGGGGGPWARRAGGLARRRAMRRTDLQPETPRRGDDGHDPHAGGALLETVRRLLLAKEEADAEGEEEEEQAQFPKRWAIVFLCFSAFLLCNMDRVNMSIAILPMSAEFGWNPQTVGLIQSSFFWGYLLTQIAGGIWADTVGGKTVLGFGVVWWSIATALTPVAAKLGLPFLLVVRAFMGIGEGVAMPAMNNILSKWVPVSERSRSLSLVYSGMYLGSVTGLAFSPLLIHKFGWPSVFYSFGSLGVVWFTTWATKAYSSPLEDPGISTAEKKLITSQSTAGEPVKTIPWKLILSKPPVWALIVSHFCHNWGTFILLTWMPTYYNQVLKFNLMESGLFCVLPWFTMAVSANVGGWIADTLVSRGVSVTTVRKIMQSIGFLGPAFFLTQLSHVNSPAMAVLCMACSQGTDAFSQSGLYSNHQDIGPRYAGVLLGLSNTAGVLAGVFGTAATGYILQHGSWDNVFEVSVALYLVGTLVWNVFSTGEKILD is encoded by the exons ATGCTCCTCCACCTGCTGCCGCTCtcctgcccccgccgccccgcgccggcgctctgccccggcggccggcctggctccggcggcggcggcggcccgtgggCTCGTCGGGCCGGGGGCCTGGCCCGGAGGCGGGCGATGCGGCGGACGGACCTGCAGCCGGAGACGCCGCGCCGCGGGGACGACGGCCACGACCCGCACGCCGGCGGGGCGCTGctggagacggtgcggaggctGCTGCTCgccaaggaggaggcggacgcggaaggggaggaggaggaggagcaggcgcaGTTCCCCAAGCGCTGGGCCATCGTCTTCCTCTGCTTCTCCGCCTTCCTCCTCTGCAACATGGACCGG GTGAACATGAGCATTGCTATTCTGCCTATGTCCGCAGAGTTTGGTTGGAACCCTCAAACTGTTGGTCTCATCCAGTCATCTTTCTTCTGGGGCTACCTCCTAACTCAG ATAGCTGGAGGAATATGGGCAGATACTGTTGGAGGAAAGACTGTCCTTGGTTTTGGGGTGGTTTGGTGGTCCATAGCTACAGCTCTTACTCCTGTTGCTGCAAAGCTTGGCTTGCCGTTTCTTCTTGTTGTGCGAGCTTTCATGGGAATTGGTGAG GGGGTTGCCATGCCTGCAATGAATAATATTCTTTCAAAATGGGTTCCTGTATCAGAGAGGAGCAGATCATTGTCTCTTGTGTATAGTGGAATGTACCTTGGTTCCGTGACAGGCCTTGCATTTTCCCCCTTATTGATACATAAATTTGGTTGGCCATCAGTATTCTATTCATTTGGGTCtctaggggttgtttggttcacGACATGGGCAACCAAG GCATATAGTTCCCCACTTGAAGATCCTGGAATCAGTACAGCAGAAAAGAAGCTTATTACTAGTCAAAGCACAGCAGGCGAGCCTGTTAAAACAATTCCATGGAAACTGATATTATCAAAACCACCTGTTTGGGCACTTATAGTTTCTCACTTCTGCCATAACTGGGGAACTTTCATTTTGCTCACATGGATGCCTACATACTACAACCAG GTTCTGAAATTCAACCTAATGGAGTCCGGCCTTTTCTGCGTTCTTCCCTGGTTCACGATGGcagtttctgcaaatgttgGTGGTTGGATCGCAGATACACTTGTCAGTAGAGGAGTATCTGTGACAACAGTTCGAAAG ATCATGCAATCAATTGGATTCTTGGGGCCAGCGTTTTTTCTAACTCAACTAAGCCATGTCAACTCGCCTGCCATGGCGGTATTGTGCATGGCTTGTAGCCAG GGAACTGATGCATTCTCGCAGTCTGGTCTATACTCAAACCACCAAGACATCGGCCCACGATATGCT GGTGTACTGCTTGGTCTTTCTAACACGGCTGGGGTTTTAGCTGGTGTATTTGGCACAGCAGCAACAGGATACATCTTGCAGCATG GTTCCTGGGATAATGTCTTTGAAGTATCTGTAGCGCTTTATCTGGTTGGGACTTTGGTGTGGAATGTGTTCTCAACCGGTGAAAAAATTCTTGATTGA
- the LOC120673523 gene encoding protein ZINC INDUCED FACILITATOR-LIKE 1-like isoform X1 codes for MAGGGEEGSPAAAAPLLLPAAREERSRMRRRRCREGCPGCRLEEASKARPGVPYLNFFYIWVVCLAAALPIQSLFPYLYFMIRDLKIAKEEQDIGFYAGFVGATYFLGRTISAVPWGMFADKYGRKPCIVISILSVVVFNTLFGLSTTYWMAIVTRGLLGLLCGILGPIKAYASEVCRKEHQAVGISLVTSSRAIALVIGPAIGGFLAQPAKKYPNLFSEESIFGRFPYFLPCFVISVLAAGSCIACIWLPETLHFHNDDKVEAIDELEAQAGDSDLDARKSKESRGESTKNLLKNWQLMSAVILYCIFSLHDTAYLEIFSLWAVSSRKFRGLSLTSQDVGTVLAVSGFGVLVYQLAIYPFLAKYFGPIKPFRPAAVLSILLLATYPFMTNLHGPELKILINIASVLKNMFAATITIACNILQNTAVTQEQRGVANGISVTLMSMFKAVAPAAAGILFSWAQKHISELFLPGDQILFLMLNMVSVIGLVLTFKPFFSLPNAMSHS; via the exons atggctggcggcggcgaggagggctcaccagcggcggcggcgccgctgctgctgccggcggcgcgggaggagaggagcaggatgaggcggcggcggtgccgcgaGGGGTGCCCCGGGTGCCGGCTGGAGGAGGCGAGCAAGGCCAGGCCCGGCGTCCCCTACCTCAACTTCTTCTACATCTGGGTCGtctgcctcgccgccg CTCTGCCAATCCAGTCATTGTTCCCGTATCTGTACTTCATG ATCAGAGACTTGAAAATCGCGAAAGAAGAGCAAGACATTGGGTTCTATGCTGGTTTTGTTG GGGCAACTTATTTCCTTGGAAGAACCATCAGTGCTGTGCCATGGGGCATGTTTGCTGACAAATATGGAAGGAAGCCATGCATTGTGATCAGCATCCTCTCAGT GGTTGTGTTTAACACGCTTTTTGGCCTTAGCACAACTTACTGGATGGCAATTGTAACTAGGGGGTTACTTGGATTGCTCTGTGGCATACTGGGGCCAATCAAG GCCTATGCTTCAGAAGTCTGCAGGAAAGAGCACCAAGCTGTAGGAATATCTCTT GTTACATCGTCACGAGCGATCGCTCTTGTTATTGGACCTGCTATTGGAGGCTTTCTTGCACAG CCAGCAAAAAAGTACCCCAATCTTTTCTCTGAAGAGTCCATATTTGGGAG GTTTCCATACTTCCTCCCTTGCTTCGTCATATCGGTACTAGCAGCTGGATCTTGTATTGCATGCATTTGGCTTCCG GAAACGCTGCACTTTCACAATGATGACAAGGTAGAAGCTATTGATGAACTGGAGGCACAAGCTGGTGACTCCGACTTAGATGCTCGAAAGTCTAAAGAATCTAGAGGTGAATCAACAAAGAATCTGCTAAAGAACTGGCAATTGATGTCAGCAGTAATCCTCTACTGTATCTTTTCTCTGCATGACACAGCTTATCTTGAG ATATTTTCACTTTGGGCAGTTAGCAGCAGAAAATTTCGGGGCCTGAGTTTGACATCCCAGGATGTTGGAACTGTTCTGGCCGTCTCAG gtTTTGGTGTTCTTGTATATCAACTTGCAATTTATCCTTTCCTTGCCAAGTATTTTGGACCAATCAAGCCATTTCGTCCTGCGGCG GTCTTATCCATACTTCTCCTTGCAACATATCCCTTCATGACCAACCTACATGGGCCGGAGCTCAAGATACTTATCAACATTGCATCGGTTTTGAAGAACATGTTTGCT GCTACCATTACTATTGCGTGCAACATTCTGCAGAACACTGCAGTG ACACAAGAACAGAGAGGTGTTGCAAATGGCATCTCTGTTACTCTGATGTCAATGTTCAAAGCTGtcgctccagcagcagcagggattct GTTTTCATGGGCTCAGAAACACATCAGCGAGCTGTTCTTACCAG GTGATCAGATCCTGTTCCTGATGCTAAACATGGTGTCCGTAATTGGTCTAGTTTTGACATTCAAGCCATTTTTCTCCCTGCCAAATGCGATGAGTCATTCGTAA
- the LOC120673521 gene encoding uncharacterized protein LOC120673521: MDEDAVRRVFEGSCGSFYAITAVRRCRHREERTLGFLERIKSRAEWLFGWYGAAPADVEAAADGGDLRTNLPIMPAHLAHDRVVGSLPKAELIGDLVLTSCSARLHWTGERSSQQGHPNPSPAAHCFTRARMPYRILCGMSSRRPRRELACFRCSW; the protein is encoded by the exons ATGGACGAGGACGCCGTGAGGCGGGTGTTCGAAGGCTCTTGCGGCAGCTTCTACGCCATCACCGCGGTGCGTCGCTGCCGGCACCGCGAGGAGCGCACCCTCGGATTCCTCGAGAGGATTAAATCTCGGGCGGAATGGCTTTTTGGATGGTATGGCGCGGCGCCCGCAGACGTCGAGGcagcggccgacggcggcgacctGCGGACGAACTTGCCCATTATGCCTGCTCACCTGGCGCACGACCGAG TGGTTGGATCTCTTCCCAAGGCAGAGTTGATCGGAGATCTCGTACTCACCTCCTGTTCTGCGCGCTTGCACTGGACTGGAGAGAGATCATCCCAGCAGGGTCATCCCAATCCCAGCCCAGCAGCACACTGTTTCACACGGGCACGGATGCCTTACCGGATTCTGTGTGGCATGTCATCTAGGAGACCTCGGCGGGAACTTGCGTGCTTCCGCTGTTCATGGTGA
- the LOC120673523 gene encoding protein ZINC INDUCED FACILITATOR-LIKE 1-like isoform X2, which yields MTGSGGDGAPLLVGDGAAAAWRERCPGCRQQRRVQATDRIPYAAFLYVWISCLCAALPIQSLFPYLYFMIRDLKIAKEEQDIGFYAGFVGATYFLGRTISAVPWGMFADKYGRKPCIVISILSVVVFNTLFGLSTTYWMAIVTRGLLGLLCGILGPIKAYASEVCRKEHQAVGISLVTSSRAIALVIGPAIGGFLAQPAKKYPNLFSEESIFGRFPYFLPCFVISVLAAGSCIACIWLPETLHFHNDDKVEAIDELEAQAGDSDLDARKSKESRGESTKNLLKNWQLMSAVILYCIFSLHDTAYLEIFSLWAVSSRKFRGLSLTSQDVGTVLAVSGFGVLVYQLAIYPFLAKYFGPIKPFRPAAVLSILLLATYPFMTNLHGPELKILINIASVLKNMFAATITIACNILQNTAVTQEQRGVANGISVTLMSMFKAVAPAAAGILFSWAQKHISELFLPGDQILFLMLNMVSVIGLVLTFKPFFSLPNAMSHS from the exons ATGACCGGcagcggtggcgacggcgcgccgctgctcgtcggcgacggggcggcggcggcgtggcgcgagcGCTGCCCCGGGTGCCGGCAGCAGAGGAGGGTGCAGGCCACTGACCGGATACCGTACGCGGCCTTCCTCTACGTCTGGATCTCCTGCCTCTGCGCCG CTCTGCCAATCCAGTCATTGTTCCCGTATCTGTACTTCATG ATCAGAGACTTGAAAATCGCGAAAGAAGAGCAAGACATTGGGTTCTATGCTGGTTTTGTTG GGGCAACTTATTTCCTTGGAAGAACCATCAGTGCTGTGCCATGGGGCATGTTTGCTGACAAATATGGAAGGAAGCCATGCATTGTGATCAGCATCCTCTCAGT GGTTGTGTTTAACACGCTTTTTGGCCTTAGCACAACTTACTGGATGGCAATTGTAACTAGGGGGTTACTTGGATTGCTCTGTGGCATACTGGGGCCAATCAAG GCCTATGCTTCAGAAGTCTGCAGGAAAGAGCACCAAGCTGTAGGAATATCTCTT GTTACATCGTCACGAGCGATCGCTCTTGTTATTGGACCTGCTATTGGAGGCTTTCTTGCACAG CCAGCAAAAAAGTACCCCAATCTTTTCTCTGAAGAGTCCATATTTGGGAG GTTTCCATACTTCCTCCCTTGCTTCGTCATATCGGTACTAGCAGCTGGATCTTGTATTGCATGCATTTGGCTTCCG GAAACGCTGCACTTTCACAATGATGACAAGGTAGAAGCTATTGATGAACTGGAGGCACAAGCTGGTGACTCCGACTTAGATGCTCGAAAGTCTAAAGAATCTAGAGGTGAATCAACAAAGAATCTGCTAAAGAACTGGCAATTGATGTCAGCAGTAATCCTCTACTGTATCTTTTCTCTGCATGACACAGCTTATCTTGAG ATATTTTCACTTTGGGCAGTTAGCAGCAGAAAATTTCGGGGCCTGAGTTTGACATCCCAGGATGTTGGAACTGTTCTGGCCGTCTCAG gtTTTGGTGTTCTTGTATATCAACTTGCAATTTATCCTTTCCTTGCCAAGTATTTTGGACCAATCAAGCCATTTCGTCCTGCGGCG GTCTTATCCATACTTCTCCTTGCAACATATCCCTTCATGACCAACCTACATGGGCCGGAGCTCAAGATACTTATCAACATTGCATCGGTTTTGAAGAACATGTTTGCT GCTACCATTACTATTGCGTGCAACATTCTGCAGAACACTGCAGTG ACACAAGAACAGAGAGGTGTTGCAAATGGCATCTCTGTTACTCTGATGTCAATGTTCAAAGCTGtcgctccagcagcagcagggattct GTTTTCATGGGCTCAGAAACACATCAGCGAGCTGTTCTTACCAG GTGATCAGATCCTGTTCCTGATGCTAAACATGGTGTCCGTAATTGGTCTAGTTTTGACATTCAAGCCATTTTTCTCCCTGCCAAATGCGATGAGTCATTCGTAA